In the genome of Blastopirellula marina, one region contains:
- a CDS encoding FHA domain-containing protein, with protein MASKKVWIVGARDTCDIVVDQPTVSGEHCRLEFDEGRVFIEDLQSTNGTFVNGERIFKRKQIHPDALVTLGKSVTMPMPSQLSTPAAPPKRPTPPPEPSPQNTEEELSFPLHLLIGSSVAAAVLVLLVVLVIVLWGGNSDPTITDTDSTSIENQDDGSTAANTVKIDPSQSNPVSQTVTPTGKREDAIYVIAVANADKSQIFRIGTGVAIGPHTILTSSTVKMVSKLLSEKFPQVILLGDKQLTITKFTPHPTYVASFEEAEQAKAKFDQIYAKIESTNMDQLSDELTQTLEDAYRNYMIIAEKPSHYDVAAIQVQESLPYWLPIAKTASLTPKERLTLLGHGYDRLAPFYPPNNPLPITETTTRVRNTSGVAGDLANARLVIAGFDSADQTNLHLETNWNGSPLLNSQFELVALYSRPTPELTLGTPPTGQTFDATVVIDVMPFVSQFTNN; from the coding sequence ATGGCATCGAAGAAGGTCTGGATTGTCGGCGCTCGCGACACGTGCGACATCGTGGTAGATCAGCCCACGGTATCTGGCGAGCATTGCCGTCTGGAATTTGATGAAGGGCGAGTCTTCATCGAAGACCTTCAATCCACCAACGGGACGTTCGTCAACGGCGAGCGGATCTTCAAACGCAAGCAGATCCATCCCGATGCCCTCGTCACACTTGGCAAGAGTGTCACGATGCCGATGCCTTCGCAGCTTAGTACGCCTGCGGCGCCTCCCAAACGTCCAACTCCACCCCCTGAGCCTTCCCCGCAAAACACGGAAGAAGAACTCTCGTTTCCGCTCCATTTGCTGATTGGGAGTAGCGTAGCCGCAGCGGTTCTCGTGCTGTTGGTCGTGCTCGTCATTGTGTTATGGGGTGGCAATTCCGATCCAACGATAACAGATACTGATTCGACAAGCATCGAAAACCAGGACGATGGCAGTACGGCAGCCAACACCGTCAAAATAGATCCATCCCAGAGTAATCCAGTATCTCAGACCGTGACGCCGACGGGTAAACGGGAAGATGCCATTTACGTGATTGCCGTGGCCAACGCCGATAAGTCGCAGATCTTTCGGATTGGAACTGGCGTCGCAATTGGGCCGCATACCATTTTGACTTCCAGTACGGTGAAAATGGTGTCGAAACTACTGAGTGAGAAGTTTCCGCAAGTGATCTTACTTGGAGACAAACAACTTACGATCACCAAGTTTACGCCTCACCCTACTTATGTCGCCTCATTTGAAGAGGCTGAACAAGCCAAAGCGAAGTTCGATCAGATCTACGCCAAGATCGAATCGACCAACATGGATCAGCTCTCCGACGAACTGACTCAGACTCTCGAAGATGCATATCGCAATTATATGATCATTGCCGAGAAACCAAGCCATTACGACGTTGCGGCCATCCAAGTTCAAGAGTCGTTGCCGTATTGGCTGCCAATTGCCAAAACGGCCTCGCTGACACCGAAAGAGCGATTGACCTTGCTTGGCCACGGTTACGACCGTCTCGCGCCGTTCTATCCTCCTAACAATCCCTTGCCGATCACTGAAACAACCACGCGTGTTCGCAACACCAGCGGTGTCGCGGGAGATCTTGCAAACGCTCGCTTGGTCATCGCTGGCTTCGATTCAGCCGATCAAACTAATCTTCACCTGGAAACGAACTGGAATGGATCTCCGCTGCTGAATTCACAATTCGAACTCGTCGCACTCTATTCACGCCCTACGCCCGAACTCACCTTAGGCACGCCGCCAACGGGTCAGACGTTCGATGCCACGGTGGTGATTGATGTGATGCCGTTTGTCAGCCAATTCACCAACAACTAA
- a CDS encoding FHA domain-containing serine/threonine-protein kinase produces the protein MQGRVFSFADHDIFLFGRDEQHCHASIQEDPFVSRHHFMLEVNPPLSRLKDLGSRNGTFVNGTKHGGRSTFAASEEEAKAGGPTVDLTNGDVITAGKTVFQIFVEEKKDISATYDFGRYDEREEESDAGNDIRRTITELPVPNANSQVGRQTINELPPTPPGNVGRQTIVEIPPSVASDVGRRTISEPADRMDEIAQIAGRATMVEGANTSKGAFGSNVGQHEPAPYTPPKRQPGEFPILDGFEFEQSLGTGGLGETFLAKRTIDGNPVAVKLLASRVNVAHDARGEFLKGMEVNARLRHRNVVQLYGAGGLGNEFYFVTEYCDGGSLARLFRSKKNSLQAKHVAVSLYLLLDGLAYAHEKGMVHRDIKPSNLLATRKEKRWIPKISDFGLNKAFEQAGFSGMTVTGAYTGSLPYMPREQLTDYKYVNPASDVFSLAASFYRIITGRFPRGDEKGSDSLALVLHGEIQSMRKRYPGFHAGLGEVLDTALRSECCERYPNAREMQNALRVVMKKEGWV, from the coding sequence ATGCAAGGACGGGTCTTTTCGTTTGCAGACCACGACATCTTCCTGTTTGGTAGGGACGAGCAGCACTGCCATGCTTCCATTCAGGAAGACCCGTTCGTTTCTCGCCATCATTTCATGCTGGAAGTCAATCCGCCCCTCTCTCGCCTCAAAGACTTGGGTAGCCGGAACGGAACGTTCGTCAATGGTACGAAGCACGGTGGGCGTTCCACGTTCGCTGCCTCTGAAGAAGAGGCCAAGGCTGGTGGTCCAACCGTCGACTTGACCAATGGCGATGTTATCACCGCCGGCAAGACCGTCTTTCAAATCTTCGTCGAAGAAAAGAAAGACATCTCCGCGACCTACGACTTTGGCCGCTATGACGAACGCGAAGAAGAATCTGACGCAGGAAACGACATTCGTCGAACAATCACCGAACTACCGGTCCCCAACGCCAATTCGCAAGTGGGCCGGCAAACGATTAACGAGCTTCCGCCGACTCCTCCCGGTAATGTCGGTCGGCAAACGATCGTTGAGATTCCGCCAAGCGTAGCCAGTGACGTAGGTCGCCGTACCATTAGCGAGCCGGCGGATCGCATGGACGAAATCGCACAGATCGCTGGCCGGGCAACGATGGTCGAAGGTGCTAATACATCTAAGGGTGCCTTTGGCAGCAACGTCGGTCAGCATGAACCAGCTCCTTACACGCCACCTAAACGTCAGCCTGGTGAATTTCCGATTCTGGACGGATTCGAATTCGAACAGTCCCTCGGCACAGGTGGACTGGGCGAAACGTTTCTCGCGAAACGAACGATCGACGGAAACCCTGTGGCCGTTAAGCTACTCGCTTCCCGGGTTAATGTGGCTCACGATGCTCGCGGAGAATTCCTGAAAGGGATGGAAGTCAACGCTCGTCTCCGACATCGAAACGTCGTCCAACTTTACGGTGCCGGGGGTTTAGGCAACGAGTTCTACTTTGTCACCGAATACTGTGATGGAGGCTCGCTGGCTCGCTTGTTCCGTTCAAAAAAGAACTCGCTGCAAGCCAAGCACGTTGCCGTCTCGCTATATCTGTTGCTTGATGGCCTCGCCTATGCTCATGAAAAAGGGATGGTCCACCGAGACATTAAGCCCTCGAACCTATTGGCGACGAGGAAAGAGAAACGCTGGATTCCGAAGATCTCGGACTTCGGACTCAACAAAGCGTTCGAGCAAGCCGGCTTTTCTGGAATGACGGTAACGGGCGCCTACACGGGTAGCCTTCCCTACATGCCGCGCGAGCAACTCACCGATTACAAGTATGTGAATCCTGCCAGCGACGTCTTCAGCCTGGCAGCAAGTTTCTATCGCATCATCACGGGGCGATTTCCTCGGGGAGACGAAAAGGGGAGTGATTCGTTAGCATTAGTTCTCCACGGTGAAATACAATCTATGCGCAAGCGTTATCCCGGATTTCATGCAGGCCTGGGGGAAGTTCTGGATACAGCTCTCCGCTCAGAATGCTGCGAGCGCTATCCGAATGCTCGTGAGATGCAGAATGCGCTGCGTGTTGTCATGAAAAAGGAAGGATGGGTTTAG
- a CDS encoding metallophosphoesterase family protein → MPIDPSAANHSPSNRRDFLTTVSSIAIGTGVMSQAVSAQQPVAPQTKSGLPVLQTPTASSISVAWSTPELATGWIEYGTTPELGKRATASSNGLNQLGTRFLSARLNDLPTGQKIYYRTVTAPIEFKNAYQIQQGEPVVGETFAFHTLDASAPSASFAMINDTHEKPEVLRSITEQLSKESVDFTVWNGDVFNDVRSDDQIVEQILEPAGGGYATERPVLFTSGNHDVRGVHARALSQAMLDWPNQGELGRSFAVRQGPMAIIGLDTGEDKPDAHPVFAGLVNFEPYREAQGEWLAETLKRDEIASAPYIVVFCHIPLWGRPGDNPGDTLDGYASYSRQSQRAWHPHLAKAGVQLVASGHTHRFRYDEPTAEHTYAQIVGGGPSLSRGTIIRASADAEEMTLTASTLDGNKLGTWTFAPREV, encoded by the coding sequence ATGCCGATCGACCCTTCCGCTGCGAACCACTCGCCTTCCAATCGCCGTGATTTTCTGACAACCGTTTCTTCCATCGCGATTGGAACAGGCGTCATGTCGCAGGCCGTATCTGCTCAGCAGCCGGTAGCGCCGCAAACCAAATCGGGATTGCCGGTGCTTCAAACGCCGACCGCGAGCAGCATATCGGTCGCCTGGTCGACGCCAGAACTTGCAACAGGTTGGATCGAATACGGCACAACGCCAGAATTAGGTAAGCGAGCAACCGCTTCCAGTAATGGGTTAAATCAGTTGGGTACGCGTTTCCTTTCGGCTCGTTTGAACGATCTGCCAACGGGCCAAAAGATCTACTACCGGACCGTTACGGCACCGATCGAATTCAAGAACGCCTACCAGATCCAACAAGGTGAACCGGTCGTCGGCGAAACATTCGCCTTCCATACTCTCGATGCCTCTGCTCCCTCGGCTTCGTTCGCCATGATCAACGATACCCATGAGAAGCCAGAGGTCCTTCGTAGTATTACGGAACAGTTGTCGAAAGAATCTGTCGACTTCACAGTCTGGAATGGCGACGTGTTCAATGATGTCCGTTCGGATGATCAGATTGTGGAGCAAATCCTGGAACCTGCCGGCGGTGGTTATGCCACCGAGCGTCCTGTGCTATTCACCAGCGGCAATCATGATGTACGCGGTGTTCATGCGAGAGCCCTTTCCCAGGCCATGCTTGATTGGCCCAACCAAGGCGAACTTGGACGTTCGTTCGCCGTGCGTCAGGGACCGATGGCGATCATCGGTCTCGATACGGGAGAGGACAAACCAGACGCGCATCCCGTATTCGCCGGACTGGTAAACTTCGAGCCATACCGAGAAGCTCAGGGTGAATGGTTGGCCGAAACACTCAAACGGGATGAAATTGCCTCGGCACCATACATCGTTGTGTTCTGTCATATCCCGCTGTGGGGCCGTCCAGGCGACAACCCAGGCGACACGCTCGATGGCTATGCCAGTTACTCTCGACAGTCCCAACGCGCCTGGCATCCGCATCTTGCGAAAGCAGGAGTGCAACTGGTTGCTTCTGGGCATACACACCGTTTCCGGTATGACGAACCAACTGCGGAACATACTTACGCTCAGATCGTCGGTGGCGGGCCGAGCTTATCGCGAGGAACGATTATTCGAGCTTCTGCGGACGCTGAAGAAATGACACTCACCGCCAGCACGCTCGATGGCAACAAGCTTGGTACCTGGACGTTCGCTCCGCGCGAAGTCTAA